From a single Vespa crabro chromosome 22, iyVesCrab1.2, whole genome shotgun sequence genomic region:
- the LOC124431696 gene encoding F-box/WD repeat-containing protein 4: protein MTGVWRLDSLPSDVLILIFNYCHAFDLVRLSEVCTRFYDIIHDDTLWKKRSNQPLVTNQAAAKFRERCNPLLCLRKKWHVSHNWQYGRYKKKFIFSQKAKLMPWLQLTDDILWWSGGDRLCGFRRSEPLRGTVLVFNENDIGSDICKFVVKDEYIVSGHRDGSLKFWTKAKRGDDHICFSIDRAHSSDVNAVDKIGQIIVSGAGDGIVKVWKLPNRRYTEPPLASINVRDRIWSVVADPTGLKFAVGSSGNGDGPPLNIFDIECCSISDIVKHNWRRGAGILDMVWDNPYTLLTCGYDTYIRKWDMRCGMCVSSWADPTSATLYCISSDYQHTLVSGTQFNCKAVLWDQRQKHYIQLYFMNLRMSSPIYSISFDSCHLYGATDQHLAELTFSGYSYEEINYREMLTYEFVHV, encoded by the exons ATGACAGGTGTTTGGCGCTTGGACAGTTTACCGTCCGATGTTCTgatcttaatttttaattattgtcatgCCTTCGATTTGGTTCGACTCAGTGAAGTTTGTACACGATTTTATGATATCATACACGATGATACTctttggaaaaagagaagtaatCAACCGCTCGTGACGAATCAAGCTGCAGCGAAATTTCGTGAAAG ATGCAATCCATTGTTATGTCTTCGTAAAAAGTGGCACGTTTCCCACAATTGGCAGTATGGACGttacaagaaaaaatttattttctcacaAAAAGCGAAGTTGATGCCTTGGTTACAATTAACCGATGACATATTATGGTGGAGCGGTGGTGATAGGCTTTGTGGTTTTAGAAGAAGTGAACCACTTAGAGGAACTGTACttgtttttaatgaaaatgatattggAAGCGATATTTGCAAATTTGTTGTTAAAGACGAATATATTGTGTCTGGACATAG AGATGGTAGCTTGAAATTTTGGACTAAGGCAAAACGAGGAGATGATCATATTTGCTTCAGTATAGATAGGGCGCACTCATCTGACGTAAATGCTGTAGATAAAATTGGTCAAATTATTGTATCAGGTGCTGGAGATGGGATAGTAAAA GTTTGGAAATTACCCAATAGAAGATACACTGAACCACCTTTGGCAAGTATAAACGTGAGAGATAGGATATGGTCTGTCGTAGCTGACCCAACAGGATTAAAATTTGCCGTAGGTTCATCTGGAAATGGTGATGGACCACCTCTAAACATATTTGATATTGAATG TTGCAGTATATCAGATATAGTAAAGCACAATTGGAGACGAGGAGCAGGAATATTGGACATGGTTTGGGATAATCCATATACTCTACTTACATGTGGATATGATACTTATATTAGAAAATGGGATATgag ATGTGGAATGTGCGTGTCTTCATGGGCTGATCCTACAAGTGCAACACTCTATTGTATTTCTTCAGATTATCAACATACTTTAGTCTCCGGAACACAATTTAATTGTAAAGCTGTTTTATGGGATCAAAGACAGAAACACTATATACAG ctttaCTTTATGAATTTACGTATGTCAAGTCCCATTTATAGTATCAGTTTTGATAGTTGTCATCTTTATGGTGCAACAGATCAGCACTTAGCAGAACTTACATTCTCAGGATATTCTTATGaggaaattaattatagaGAAATGTTGACATATGAATTTGTTCACGTTTAG
- the LOC124431693 gene encoding cytoplasmic aconitate hydratase-like isoform X1 encodes MRALGMQFLLFRRFQINRIIKRMRYSSDKNPYKQLLKTLEDNPTLRYYDVTQLGEKYDRLPFSIRVLLESCVRNCDGFQVKKKDVEKLLDWEINQTIPEGVEIAFKPSRVILQDFTGVPAVVDFAAMRDAVKKLNGNPDKINPICPSDLVIDHSIQVDFTRSSDALKKNEDIEFERNKERFVFLKWGAKAFENMLIVPPGSGIVHQVNLEYLARVVFDSNSLLYPDSVVGTDSHTTMINGLGVLGWGVGGIEAEAVMLGQAVSMLIPKVVGYKLEGVLSQYATSTDLVLTITKNLRQVGVVGKFVEFFGSGVSQLSIADRATISNMCPEYGATVGYFAVDKESLAYLRQTNRSEEHIAKIEKYLSAVRMLRNYDDKNQDPIFSEVIYLDLNTVVSCVSGPKRPHDRVSVRDMKTDFQSCLSNKIGFKGYGLNKEKLDNVGMFEYEGKDYKLRHGSVVIAAITSCTNTSNPSVMLGAGLLARKAVEVGLTVAPYIKTSLSPGSGVVTYYLQESGVIPYLSKLGFDNVGYGCMTCIGNSGPLPEVIVNTIEKNELVCCGVLSGNRNFEGRIHPNTRANYLASPLLVIAYAIAGTVDIDFEKEPLGYKKDGTAIYLQDIWPTRKEIQNVEQKYVIPAMFKEVYEKIEKGSSSWANLVAPDGKLYPWDVNSTYIQKPPYFDKLEKEIPKLESITNARVLLNLGDSVTTDHISPAGSIARNSPAARYLSSRGLTPKEFNSYGSRRGNDSVMMRGTFANIRLLNKFIGKPGPRTIYIPTNEEMDIFDAAEKYKKDKTPLICLVGKEYGSGSSRDWAAKGPYLLGIRAIIAESYERIHRSNLVGMGIIPLQYLPGQNAESLGLTGLEKFNIILPNDCQPGQNITVTTDQGKQFEVIVRFDTEVDLTYYQHGGILNYMIRTML; translated from the exons atgagGGCGCTCGGTATGCAGTTTTTGCTATTTAGAAGATTTCaaattaatcgtattattaaaagaatgaGATATTCATCTG ATAAAAATCCTTACAAGCAGTTGCTGAAGACTTTAGAAGATAATCCGACTCTTCGTTATTATGATGTTACTCAATTAGGAGAAAAATAtg accgACTACCCTTCTCGATAAGGGTTTTATTAGAGAGTTGTGTACGAAATTGCGATGGATTTcaagtgaaaaaaaaggatgttgAGAAACTTCTTGATTGGGAGATTAATCAAACGATTCCTGAAGGAGTTGAGATAGCGTTCAAGCCGTCTAGAGTAATTTTACAA gattTTACTGGAGTTCCAGCAGTTGTAGATTTTGCTGCTATGAGAGATGCTgtcaaaaaattaaatggtaatcctgataaaataaatccaaTTTGTCCTTCAGATCTTGTGATTGATCACTCTATACAAGTTGATTTTACTAGaag TTCAGatgcattgaaaaaaaatgaagacatAGAATTTGAAAGGAACAAGGAacgttttgtatttttaaaatggGGAGCTAAAGCATTTGAAAATATGTTAATTGTACCACCAGGAAGTGGTATTGTGCATCAAGTGAATTTAGAATATTTAGCCAGGGTAGTATTTGATAGCAATAGTCTTCTTTATCCTGATAGTGTGGTTGGAACAGATTCACACACGACTATGATTAATGGTCTTGGTGTCCTTGGATGGGGTGTTGGAGGTATAGAAGCAGAAGCTGTTATGCTAGGTCAAGCTGTATCCATGTTAATACCCAAAGTTGTTGGTTACAAGTTAGAAGGTGTTTTAAGTCAATATGCGACCTCAACAGATTTAGTACTTACTATTACAAAG aatCTTCGGCAAGTAGGTGTTGTTGGAAAATTTGTAGAATTTTTTGGCTCTGGTGTATCACAATTGAGTATAGCAGATCGTGCGACAATCTCCAATATGTGTCCTGAGTATGGAGCAACGGTTGGATATTTTGCGGTGGATAAAGAGAGTTTAGCATATCTCAGACAAACTA ATCGATCAGAAGAACATATTGCGAAAATTGAGAAGTATCTGTCCGCTGTACGTATGTTAagaaattacgatgataaaaatcaaGATCCTATATTCTCTGAAGTTATTTACTTGGACTTAAATACTGTAGTATCCTGTGTTAGTGGCCCAAAGAGACCTCACGATCGAGTATCTGTACGTGACATGAAGACAGATTTTCAATCTTGTCTTTCCAATAAG ATAGGATTTAAAGGATACGGattaaataaggaaaaattaGACAACGTCGGTATGTTCGAGTACGAAggaaaagattataaattaaggcACGGATCGGTAGTTATTGCGGCAATTACAAGTTGCACGAATACTAGTAATCCCAGTGTTATGTTAGGAGCAG GTCTCTTAGCTAGAAAAGCTGTTGAAGTTGGATTAACAGTAGCGCCATATATAAAAACATCATTATCGCCTGGTTCTGGTGTGGTAACGTATTATCTTCAAGAAAGCGGAGTTATTCcgtatttatcaaaattggGCTTTGATAACGTTGGTTACGGATGTATGACTTGTATTGGTAATAGTGGCCCACTTCCAGAAGTTATAGTAAATACCATAGAAAAG aacgAACTGGTATGCTGCGGCGTGTTGTCCGGGAATCGAAATTTCGAGGGTAGAATTCATCCAAATACACGAGCAAATTATTTGGCATCGCCACTTTTGGTTATCGCATATGCTATTGCTGGCACTGTTGATattgattttgaaaaagaacCCTTGG GATACAAGAAAGATGGAACGGCTATATATCTCCAAGATATATGGCCTACAAGAAAGGAAATACAAAACGTCGAACAAAAATACGTTATACCGGCTATGTTTAAAGAAgtatatgaaaaaattgaaaaaggtaGCAGCAGTTGGGCAAATTTAGTAGCTCCTGATGGTAAATTATATCCTTGGGATGTTAATTCCACATATATTCAAAAACCACCATATTTTGATAAGCTCGAGAAG GAGATCCCTAAATTAGAATCTATTACCAACGCACGTGTACTCTTGAATCTTGGAGATTCTGTAACGACTGATCACATTAGTCCTGCTGGTAGTATTGCACGTAATTCTCCAGCAGCGCGTTATCTTTCGAGTCGTGG attaacaccaaaagaatttaattcttATGGCTCTCGCAGAGGAAATGATTCTGTTATGATGAGAGGAACTTTTGCAAATATACGTTTActcaataaatttattggtAAACCTGGACCACGAACAATTTATATTCCAACTAACGAAGAG atGGATATATTTGATGCTGCAGAAAAgtataagaaagataagacTCCATTAATATGTTTAGTCGGTAAAGAATATGGTTCTGGATCTTCTAGAGATTGGGCTGCAAAGGGACCGTATCTTCTTGGTATACGAGCGATAATAGCTGAATCTTATGAAAGAATTCATag gtCTAATCTTGTAGGAATGGGCATTATACCACTGCAATATCTTCCAGGACAAAATGCGGAATCATTAGGATTAACCggtttagaaaaatttaacatCATTCTTCCTAATGATTGTCAGCCCGGTCAAAATATTACAGTAACAACTGATCAGGGAAAACAATTTGAAGTTATTGTACGTTTTGACACAGAAGTTGACTTAACTTATTATCAACATGGGGGTATTCTTAATTATATGATCAGAACAATGCtctga
- the LOC124431693 gene encoding cytoplasmic aconitate hydratase-like isoform X2, translating into MDDVTEATAVMADKNPYKQLLKTLEDNPTLRYYDVTQLGEKYDRLPFSIRVLLESCVRNCDGFQVKKKDVEKLLDWEINQTIPEGVEIAFKPSRVILQDFTGVPAVVDFAAMRDAVKKLNGNPDKINPICPSDLVIDHSIQVDFTRSSDALKKNEDIEFERNKERFVFLKWGAKAFENMLIVPPGSGIVHQVNLEYLARVVFDSNSLLYPDSVVGTDSHTTMINGLGVLGWGVGGIEAEAVMLGQAVSMLIPKVVGYKLEGVLSQYATSTDLVLTITKNLRQVGVVGKFVEFFGSGVSQLSIADRATISNMCPEYGATVGYFAVDKESLAYLRQTNRSEEHIAKIEKYLSAVRMLRNYDDKNQDPIFSEVIYLDLNTVVSCVSGPKRPHDRVSVRDMKTDFQSCLSNKIGFKGYGLNKEKLDNVGMFEYEGKDYKLRHGSVVIAAITSCTNTSNPSVMLGAGLLARKAVEVGLTVAPYIKTSLSPGSGVVTYYLQESGVIPYLSKLGFDNVGYGCMTCIGNSGPLPEVIVNTIEKNELVCCGVLSGNRNFEGRIHPNTRANYLASPLLVIAYAIAGTVDIDFEKEPLGYKKDGTAIYLQDIWPTRKEIQNVEQKYVIPAMFKEVYEKIEKGSSSWANLVAPDGKLYPWDVNSTYIQKPPYFDKLEKEIPKLESITNARVLLNLGDSVTTDHISPAGSIARNSPAARYLSSRGLTPKEFNSYGSRRGNDSVMMRGTFANIRLLNKFIGKPGPRTIYIPTNEEMDIFDAAEKYKKDKTPLICLVGKEYGSGSSRDWAAKGPYLLGIRAIIAESYERIHRSNLVGMGIIPLQYLPGQNAESLGLTGLEKFNIILPNDCQPGQNITVTTDQGKQFEVIVRFDTEVDLTYYQHGGILNYMIRTML; encoded by the exons ATGGACGACGTGACTGAAGCAACAGCGGTCATGGCTG ATAAAAATCCTTACAAGCAGTTGCTGAAGACTTTAGAAGATAATCCGACTCTTCGTTATTATGATGTTACTCAATTAGGAGAAAAATAtg accgACTACCCTTCTCGATAAGGGTTTTATTAGAGAGTTGTGTACGAAATTGCGATGGATTTcaagtgaaaaaaaaggatgttgAGAAACTTCTTGATTGGGAGATTAATCAAACGATTCCTGAAGGAGTTGAGATAGCGTTCAAGCCGTCTAGAGTAATTTTACAA gattTTACTGGAGTTCCAGCAGTTGTAGATTTTGCTGCTATGAGAGATGCTgtcaaaaaattaaatggtaatcctgataaaataaatccaaTTTGTCCTTCAGATCTTGTGATTGATCACTCTATACAAGTTGATTTTACTAGaag TTCAGatgcattgaaaaaaaatgaagacatAGAATTTGAAAGGAACAAGGAacgttttgtatttttaaaatggGGAGCTAAAGCATTTGAAAATATGTTAATTGTACCACCAGGAAGTGGTATTGTGCATCAAGTGAATTTAGAATATTTAGCCAGGGTAGTATTTGATAGCAATAGTCTTCTTTATCCTGATAGTGTGGTTGGAACAGATTCACACACGACTATGATTAATGGTCTTGGTGTCCTTGGATGGGGTGTTGGAGGTATAGAAGCAGAAGCTGTTATGCTAGGTCAAGCTGTATCCATGTTAATACCCAAAGTTGTTGGTTACAAGTTAGAAGGTGTTTTAAGTCAATATGCGACCTCAACAGATTTAGTACTTACTATTACAAAG aatCTTCGGCAAGTAGGTGTTGTTGGAAAATTTGTAGAATTTTTTGGCTCTGGTGTATCACAATTGAGTATAGCAGATCGTGCGACAATCTCCAATATGTGTCCTGAGTATGGAGCAACGGTTGGATATTTTGCGGTGGATAAAGAGAGTTTAGCATATCTCAGACAAACTA ATCGATCAGAAGAACATATTGCGAAAATTGAGAAGTATCTGTCCGCTGTACGTATGTTAagaaattacgatgataaaaatcaaGATCCTATATTCTCTGAAGTTATTTACTTGGACTTAAATACTGTAGTATCCTGTGTTAGTGGCCCAAAGAGACCTCACGATCGAGTATCTGTACGTGACATGAAGACAGATTTTCAATCTTGTCTTTCCAATAAG ATAGGATTTAAAGGATACGGattaaataaggaaaaattaGACAACGTCGGTATGTTCGAGTACGAAggaaaagattataaattaaggcACGGATCGGTAGTTATTGCGGCAATTACAAGTTGCACGAATACTAGTAATCCCAGTGTTATGTTAGGAGCAG GTCTCTTAGCTAGAAAAGCTGTTGAAGTTGGATTAACAGTAGCGCCATATATAAAAACATCATTATCGCCTGGTTCTGGTGTGGTAACGTATTATCTTCAAGAAAGCGGAGTTATTCcgtatttatcaaaattggGCTTTGATAACGTTGGTTACGGATGTATGACTTGTATTGGTAATAGTGGCCCACTTCCAGAAGTTATAGTAAATACCATAGAAAAG aacgAACTGGTATGCTGCGGCGTGTTGTCCGGGAATCGAAATTTCGAGGGTAGAATTCATCCAAATACACGAGCAAATTATTTGGCATCGCCACTTTTGGTTATCGCATATGCTATTGCTGGCACTGTTGATattgattttgaaaaagaacCCTTGG GATACAAGAAAGATGGAACGGCTATATATCTCCAAGATATATGGCCTACAAGAAAGGAAATACAAAACGTCGAACAAAAATACGTTATACCGGCTATGTTTAAAGAAgtatatgaaaaaattgaaaaaggtaGCAGCAGTTGGGCAAATTTAGTAGCTCCTGATGGTAAATTATATCCTTGGGATGTTAATTCCACATATATTCAAAAACCACCATATTTTGATAAGCTCGAGAAG GAGATCCCTAAATTAGAATCTATTACCAACGCACGTGTACTCTTGAATCTTGGAGATTCTGTAACGACTGATCACATTAGTCCTGCTGGTAGTATTGCACGTAATTCTCCAGCAGCGCGTTATCTTTCGAGTCGTGG attaacaccaaaagaatttaattcttATGGCTCTCGCAGAGGAAATGATTCTGTTATGATGAGAGGAACTTTTGCAAATATACGTTTActcaataaatttattggtAAACCTGGACCACGAACAATTTATATTCCAACTAACGAAGAG atGGATATATTTGATGCTGCAGAAAAgtataagaaagataagacTCCATTAATATGTTTAGTCGGTAAAGAATATGGTTCTGGATCTTCTAGAGATTGGGCTGCAAAGGGACCGTATCTTCTTGGTATACGAGCGATAATAGCTGAATCTTATGAAAGAATTCATag gtCTAATCTTGTAGGAATGGGCATTATACCACTGCAATATCTTCCAGGACAAAATGCGGAATCATTAGGATTAACCggtttagaaaaatttaacatCATTCTTCCTAATGATTGTCAGCCCGGTCAAAATATTACAGTAACAACTGATCAGGGAAAACAATTTGAAGTTATTGTACGTTTTGACACAGAAGTTGACTTAACTTATTATCAACATGGGGGTATTCTTAATTATATGATCAGAACAATGCtctga
- the LOC124431840 gene encoding uncharacterized protein LOC124431840 has protein sequence MEHHIRPPQPLSNNLPKTWFIWKEEFLIFMRLLGHMSRPENYKANLFKNFIGPIGLEIITKLTFDRPDDKENLDILMKKIDEYYNPPRKIVETRYEFFNRSMKRSETIENYIQSLREKAKNCKFNNLAESLVIDVIVLHTKDKLLRNKYLQEDNLDCDKIIEIYKNHKIASLEAKCANPIDPFKEKDKLTTVPKGTEPNNFQQKKSCWRCKTTHDVKQCPAWNYKCKKCGNMHHFEISCQNVSAETNKPCNKSVNNLHKKGKSLNCNKILNNGIQKSYDYSLNIIEISLDHLYIIVIDEILDVCDYAMILY, from the exons ATGGAACATCATATCAGACCACCACAACCTTTGAGTAATAATTTGCCCAAGACTTGGTTTATTTGGAAAGaagaatttcttatttttatgagATTGCTTGGGCATATGTCTCGCCCAGAAAATTACAAAgcaaatctttttaaaaattttataggaCCAATAGGgctagaaataataacaaagttaACATTTGATCGCCcagatgataaagaaaatttagatatactaatgaaaaaaatagatgaatACTATAACCCTCCACGAAAGATTGTAGAGACacgatatgaattttttaatagatctATGAAAAGGAGTGaaacaatagaaaattatatccaAAGTTTAAGG gagaaagcaaaaaattgTAAGTTTAATAATTTGGCAGAAAGTTTAGTAATAGATGTTATCGTTCTTCATACTAAAGATAAACTATTGCGCAATAAATATTTGCAAGAAGACAATCTTGATTGTGacaaaattatagaaatttataaaaatcataaaattgcATCATTGGAAGCTAAGTGTGCAAATCCTATAGAtccatttaaagaaaaagataaattaactACAGTTCCCAAAGGAACAGAACCTAATAACTTCCAACAAAAGAAATCTTGTTGGAGATGTAAAACTACTCACGATGTAAAACAATGTCCAGCGTggaattataaatgtaaaaaatgtgGTAACATGCATCATTTTGAGATATCTTGTCAAAATGTCTCGGCAGAAACGAATAAACCGTGCAATAAAAGTGTG aataatttgcataaaaaaggaaaatcattgaactgtaataaaatattgaacaat GGCATACAAAAATCTTATGACTATTCTCTCAATATCATAGAG atTTCCCTAGATCATCtctatattatagttatagatGAAATACTAGATGTTTGTGACTatgcaatgattttatattaa